In the Wyeomyia smithii strain HCP4-BCI-WySm-NY-G18 chromosome 2, ASM2978416v1, whole genome shotgun sequence genome, one interval contains:
- the LOC129724777 gene encoding polynucleotide 5'-hydroxyl-kinase NOL9 isoform X1, translated as MNKKRREFSSRGKSFNSNSNTGANKNLNHSDKWMKKSPKGTMQHESTLSKGIHRKPQKAVIKSVNHLENGFAAAKKPQLQKHRPTNASEYPIKPSTVSQPNEEKVVRNLNDAKKKVQKPEQKSTDLKEPVGKRKKQQNTAAPKKLKKTHPPLSESDSDAEDYIDKFFSDLSADDQGDSQLSSSSTENEETSSEKNSTETGSSSSEPDHSNEMSLEKLLNFYGNFQDNQAKPSSSTKSPTAQRPKKSIKTEKRKNKLKTPGTNQWVEEDNDVSLVYRDSDSDQASPSKALVPVGDTLQDTSDDDNDFVPEEESEDEEEDVTSEDEMLSFEVEDDSETNEDSLSSEYSSCKYESSDYDSDEDESSLSEGENYDDEYSSYWDNSYDSEDDGDYIPSEDEDDLYIGRGTARIYEIDDNNVSFNSDIETAQIVELPSDGDRKRSVTTSATDSQSDEEESELCPDLVPIYDEHGRLIDNTEMQHSKKTCSPSKKNNIATDSAQDNCDANDADGVELSPNMEDIAESLSQQESDPRLDVAKLPNFQFYDSIDMRMSLVVLKSTLFFSGHLTVQPLVGGLEIMGYTLKSGESRTAFAARGFHCLNLTPLPKSDGYNTKTLNDLLQRLEKHFLDADLKILSETFDPSNSVLALLQSDCNNRRVEVIDKYMPEETLFPKVEFLKRGVFYTTEYLLNAEFLTEHVEKCTTLFKSEPEWEKIPLKQSSRIVVIGGKGAGKSTLCQYLVNQAIGKFKKAVLIDLDIGQPIQHIPETMSVTIVTQPLLGVAHFNPVAPRKSWLFGSLDVVSSPIFYIQNVRQLIRYCHQHRDDFANIPWIVNTMGYSTGFGDELMAAIIRMLSPSDVVQLVSTKKSLSIPNFQNAFTSDHINQYSFNILLSEVQEFCKGKMSFRHCQLDVSYPRRGFSLNAPKRRNLMLLAHLANILNDCSSEWFNEVRPFCAPLDRLQVLITREDQSLAEQQLPAVLNATLVYLCRKTDVGSLYECLGVGIVRGVDKNNHVFLLQSLPPEQLAEITVLAICSSSLPNAIFLRQSTRIQGSIPYVFNVG; from the exons ATGAACAAGAAACGACGGGAATTTTCGTCACGAGGCAAAAGCTTCAATAGTAATTCTAACACGGGTGCCAATAAAAATCTAAATCATAGTGATAAATGGATGAAAAAATCTCCCAAAGGAACGATGCAACATGAGAGCACACTGTCCAAGGGAATTCATCGGAAACCTCAAAAGGCAGTGATAAAATCAGTCAATCATTTGGAGAATGGTTTTGCCGCAGCGAAGAAGCCACAACTACAGAAACATAGACCAACAAATGCGTCTGAATACCCTATAAAACCATCGACAGTTTCTCAACCGAATGAGGAAAAAGTCGTCCGTAACTTGAATGATGCAAAGAAAAAAGTTCAGAAACCTGAACAAAAAAGTACTGATCTCAAAGAGCCAGTTgggaagagaaaaaaacaacagaaTACGGCAGCTCCTAAAAAGCTTAAGAAAACCCATCCTCCATTGTCAGAATCGGACAGTGACGCAGAAGATTACATCGATAAATTTTTCAGTGATCTTTCGGCAGATGACCAAGGCGATTCGCAGCTCAGCTCCAGTTCAACGGAGAACGAAGAAACATCCAGTGAGAAAAACTCCACTGAAACTGGTTCAAGTTCCAGCGAGCCTGACCATAGTAACGAAATGTCCCTGGAAAAGCTGCTTAATTTTTACGGAAATTTTCAAGACAACCAGGCGAAACCAAGCAGCAGTACAAAATCACCGACAGCACAACGACCTAAAAAATCTATTAAGACTGAGAAAAggaaaaataaactgaaaacCCCCGGCACGAATCAATGGGTTGAAGAGGATAATGACGTGAGTTTAGTATACAGGGACTCGGATAGTGATCAAGCTTCGCCCAGTAAGGCACTGGTGCCGGTTGGAGACACGTTGCAAGATACGTCGGATGATGATAATGATTTTGTGCCTGAGGAAGAATCAGAAGATGAAGAAGAGGATGTAACTAGTGAAGATGAAATG CTTTCGTTTGAGGTGGAAGACGATTCTGAAACGAACGAGGATTCTCTCAGTTCAGAATATTCTAGCTGCAAATATGAAAGCTCGGACTATGATTCTGATGAGGATGAGAGTAGTTTGAGTGAAGGAGAGAACTACGACGATGAGTATTCGTCCTACTGGGATAATTCGTACGACAGTGAGGATGACGGCGACTATATACCATCCGAAGACGAAGATGATCTGTATATTGGACGAGGAACGGCTCGAATTTACGAGATTGACGACAATAATGTGTCGTTCAACAGTGATATCGAAACGGCACAGATTGTCGAGTTACCCAGTGACGGGGACCGTAAGCGTTCAGTGACCACAAGTGCAACCGATAGCCAGTCTGACGAAGAAGAGTCAGAACTTTGTCCGGATTTAGTGCCAATTTACGATGAACACGGGAGACTGATTGATAACACAGAAATGCAACACAGTAAAAAG ACATGTTCTCCTAGTAAGAAAAATAATATCGCAACTGATTCCGCACAGGATAACTGTGACGCTAATGACGCCGATGGAGTCGAGCTTTCGCCAAACATGGAAGATATCGCGGAATCGCTATCACAGCAAGAATCGGATCCAAGATTGGACGTCGCAAAGTTACCCAACTTCCAATTCTACGACTCGATCGATATGCGTATGTCCCTGGTGGTGCTCAAGAGTACACTCTTCTTCAGCGGTCACCTGACGGTGCAACCGTTAGTTGGAGGTTTGGAAATTATGGGCTACACTTTAAAGTCAGGTGAATCTAGAACCGCGTTTGCGGCTCGCGGATTTCATTGTCTCAACTTAACTCCGCTTCCAAAGAGTGATGGTTACAATACAAAAACTCTGAATGATTTGCTGCAACGTTTGGAAAAGCATTTCTTGGATGCTGATTTAAAAATCCTGAGCGAGACGTTTGACCCGTCGAATTCGGTTTTGGCTCTACTTCAATCGGACTGCAACAATCGCCGGGTGGAAGTCATCGATAAATATATGCCAGAGGAGACATTGTTTCCGAAGGTGGAATTCTTGAAAAGAGGTGTTTTCTACACCACTGAGTATCTGTTGAATGCGGAGTTTCTAACCGAGCACGTAGAAAAATGTACTACATTGTTTAAAAGCGAACCGGAATGGGAGAAAATTCCCTTGAAGCAGTCCAGCCGTATCGTAGTGATTGGTGGAAAAGGAGCAGGAAAATCCACGCTTTGTCAGTATCTAGTCAATCAAGCGATTGGCAAATTTAAAAAAGCGGTGCTAATCGATTTAGATATTGGTCAACCGATCCAGCATATTCCGGAAACGATGAGCGTGACAATAGTTACCCAGCCTCTGCTCGGAGTTGCTCACTTCAACCCAGTGGCGCCTCGTAAAAGTTGGCTATTCGGTAGTTTGGACGTTGTTTCTTCTCCTATTTTCTACATTCAAAACGTTCGCCAGTTAATTCGTTACTGCCACCAGCACCGCGATGACTTCGCCAATATCCCTTGGATTGTCAACACTATGGGATACTCTACCGGATTCGGTGACGAGCTGATGGCCGCTATAATACGAATGCTGTCTCCGTCAGACGTCGTACAGCTTGTTTCCACTAAAAAAAGTCTTTCGATACCAAATTTCcaaaatgcatttactagtgatCACATCAATCAGTACAGCTTCAACATTTTGCTAAGCGAAGTACAGGAGTTCTGCAAAGGTAAGATGTCTTTTCGACACTGCCAACTGGACGTGAGCTATCCTCGGAGGGGGTTCTCTTTGAACGCTCCCAAAAGACGCAACCTTATGCTACTCGCACACCTCGCCAACATTTTGAACGATTGCTCCAGCGAATGGTTCAACGAAGTGCGTCCATTTTGCGCTCCACTCGATCGGTTGCAGGTGCTTATTACTCGGGAAGACCAAAGTTTGGCCGAACAGCAGCTGCCGGCGGTATTGAATGCGACGTTAGTCTATCTCTGTCGGAAAACCGATGTCGGCAGTTTGTACGAGTGCTTGGGAGTCG gAATTGTTCGCGGGGTAGACAAGAACAACCATGTTTTCTTGTTACAATCGCTTCCACCAGAGCAGCTGGCCGAGATAACAGTGCTAGCCATCTGTAGCAGCAGTTTACCAAATGCTATATTCCTGCGCCAGAGCACCCGCATTCAGGGAAGTATTCCTTATGTTTTTAACGTCGGTTGA
- the LOC129724777 gene encoding polynucleotide 5'-hydroxyl-kinase NOL9 isoform X2: protein MNKKRREFSSRGKSFNSNSNTGANKNLNHSDKWMKKSPKGTMQHESTLSKGIHRKPQKAVIKSVNHLENGFAAAKKPQLQKHRPTNASEYPIKPSTVSQPNEEKVVRNLNDAKKKVQKPEQKSTDLKEPVGKRKKQQNTAAPKKLKKTHPPLSESDSDAEDYIDKFFSDLSADDQGDSQLSSSSTENEETSSEKNSTETGSSSSEPDHSNEMSLEKLLNFYGNFQDNQAKPSSSTKSPTAQRPKKSIKTEKRKNKLKTPGTNQWVEEDNDVSLVYRDSDSDQASPSKALVPVGDTLQDTSDDDNDFVPEEESEDEEEDVTSEDEMVEDDSETNEDSLSSEYSSCKYESSDYDSDEDESSLSEGENYDDEYSSYWDNSYDSEDDGDYIPSEDEDDLYIGRGTARIYEIDDNNVSFNSDIETAQIVELPSDGDRKRSVTTSATDSQSDEEESELCPDLVPIYDEHGRLIDNTEMQHSKKTCSPSKKNNIATDSAQDNCDANDADGVELSPNMEDIAESLSQQESDPRLDVAKLPNFQFYDSIDMRMSLVVLKSTLFFSGHLTVQPLVGGLEIMGYTLKSGESRTAFAARGFHCLNLTPLPKSDGYNTKTLNDLLQRLEKHFLDADLKILSETFDPSNSVLALLQSDCNNRRVEVIDKYMPEETLFPKVEFLKRGVFYTTEYLLNAEFLTEHVEKCTTLFKSEPEWEKIPLKQSSRIVVIGGKGAGKSTLCQYLVNQAIGKFKKAVLIDLDIGQPIQHIPETMSVTIVTQPLLGVAHFNPVAPRKSWLFGSLDVVSSPIFYIQNVRQLIRYCHQHRDDFANIPWIVNTMGYSTGFGDELMAAIIRMLSPSDVVQLVSTKKSLSIPNFQNAFTSDHINQYSFNILLSEVQEFCKGKMSFRHCQLDVSYPRRGFSLNAPKRRNLMLLAHLANILNDCSSEWFNEVRPFCAPLDRLQVLITREDQSLAEQQLPAVLNATLVYLCRKTDVGSLYECLGVGIVRGVDKNNHVFLLQSLPPEQLAEITVLAICSSSLPNAIFLRQSTRIQGSIPYVFNVG, encoded by the exons ATGAACAAGAAACGACGGGAATTTTCGTCACGAGGCAAAAGCTTCAATAGTAATTCTAACACGGGTGCCAATAAAAATCTAAATCATAGTGATAAATGGATGAAAAAATCTCCCAAAGGAACGATGCAACATGAGAGCACACTGTCCAAGGGAATTCATCGGAAACCTCAAAAGGCAGTGATAAAATCAGTCAATCATTTGGAGAATGGTTTTGCCGCAGCGAAGAAGCCACAACTACAGAAACATAGACCAACAAATGCGTCTGAATACCCTATAAAACCATCGACAGTTTCTCAACCGAATGAGGAAAAAGTCGTCCGTAACTTGAATGATGCAAAGAAAAAAGTTCAGAAACCTGAACAAAAAAGTACTGATCTCAAAGAGCCAGTTgggaagagaaaaaaacaacagaaTACGGCAGCTCCTAAAAAGCTTAAGAAAACCCATCCTCCATTGTCAGAATCGGACAGTGACGCAGAAGATTACATCGATAAATTTTTCAGTGATCTTTCGGCAGATGACCAAGGCGATTCGCAGCTCAGCTCCAGTTCAACGGAGAACGAAGAAACATCCAGTGAGAAAAACTCCACTGAAACTGGTTCAAGTTCCAGCGAGCCTGACCATAGTAACGAAATGTCCCTGGAAAAGCTGCTTAATTTTTACGGAAATTTTCAAGACAACCAGGCGAAACCAAGCAGCAGTACAAAATCACCGACAGCACAACGACCTAAAAAATCTATTAAGACTGAGAAAAggaaaaataaactgaaaacCCCCGGCACGAATCAATGGGTTGAAGAGGATAATGACGTGAGTTTAGTATACAGGGACTCGGATAGTGATCAAGCTTCGCCCAGTAAGGCACTGGTGCCGGTTGGAGACACGTTGCAAGATACGTCGGATGATGATAATGATTTTGTGCCTGAGGAAGAATCAGAAGATGAAGAAGAGGATGTAACTAGTGAAGATGAAATG GTGGAAGACGATTCTGAAACGAACGAGGATTCTCTCAGTTCAGAATATTCTAGCTGCAAATATGAAAGCTCGGACTATGATTCTGATGAGGATGAGAGTAGTTTGAGTGAAGGAGAGAACTACGACGATGAGTATTCGTCCTACTGGGATAATTCGTACGACAGTGAGGATGACGGCGACTATATACCATCCGAAGACGAAGATGATCTGTATATTGGACGAGGAACGGCTCGAATTTACGAGATTGACGACAATAATGTGTCGTTCAACAGTGATATCGAAACGGCACAGATTGTCGAGTTACCCAGTGACGGGGACCGTAAGCGTTCAGTGACCACAAGTGCAACCGATAGCCAGTCTGACGAAGAAGAGTCAGAACTTTGTCCGGATTTAGTGCCAATTTACGATGAACACGGGAGACTGATTGATAACACAGAAATGCAACACAGTAAAAAG ACATGTTCTCCTAGTAAGAAAAATAATATCGCAACTGATTCCGCACAGGATAACTGTGACGCTAATGACGCCGATGGAGTCGAGCTTTCGCCAAACATGGAAGATATCGCGGAATCGCTATCACAGCAAGAATCGGATCCAAGATTGGACGTCGCAAAGTTACCCAACTTCCAATTCTACGACTCGATCGATATGCGTATGTCCCTGGTGGTGCTCAAGAGTACACTCTTCTTCAGCGGTCACCTGACGGTGCAACCGTTAGTTGGAGGTTTGGAAATTATGGGCTACACTTTAAAGTCAGGTGAATCTAGAACCGCGTTTGCGGCTCGCGGATTTCATTGTCTCAACTTAACTCCGCTTCCAAAGAGTGATGGTTACAATACAAAAACTCTGAATGATTTGCTGCAACGTTTGGAAAAGCATTTCTTGGATGCTGATTTAAAAATCCTGAGCGAGACGTTTGACCCGTCGAATTCGGTTTTGGCTCTACTTCAATCGGACTGCAACAATCGCCGGGTGGAAGTCATCGATAAATATATGCCAGAGGAGACATTGTTTCCGAAGGTGGAATTCTTGAAAAGAGGTGTTTTCTACACCACTGAGTATCTGTTGAATGCGGAGTTTCTAACCGAGCACGTAGAAAAATGTACTACATTGTTTAAAAGCGAACCGGAATGGGAGAAAATTCCCTTGAAGCAGTCCAGCCGTATCGTAGTGATTGGTGGAAAAGGAGCAGGAAAATCCACGCTTTGTCAGTATCTAGTCAATCAAGCGATTGGCAAATTTAAAAAAGCGGTGCTAATCGATTTAGATATTGGTCAACCGATCCAGCATATTCCGGAAACGATGAGCGTGACAATAGTTACCCAGCCTCTGCTCGGAGTTGCTCACTTCAACCCAGTGGCGCCTCGTAAAAGTTGGCTATTCGGTAGTTTGGACGTTGTTTCTTCTCCTATTTTCTACATTCAAAACGTTCGCCAGTTAATTCGTTACTGCCACCAGCACCGCGATGACTTCGCCAATATCCCTTGGATTGTCAACACTATGGGATACTCTACCGGATTCGGTGACGAGCTGATGGCCGCTATAATACGAATGCTGTCTCCGTCAGACGTCGTACAGCTTGTTTCCACTAAAAAAAGTCTTTCGATACCAAATTTCcaaaatgcatttactagtgatCACATCAATCAGTACAGCTTCAACATTTTGCTAAGCGAAGTACAGGAGTTCTGCAAAGGTAAGATGTCTTTTCGACACTGCCAACTGGACGTGAGCTATCCTCGGAGGGGGTTCTCTTTGAACGCTCCCAAAAGACGCAACCTTATGCTACTCGCACACCTCGCCAACATTTTGAACGATTGCTCCAGCGAATGGTTCAACGAAGTGCGTCCATTTTGCGCTCCACTCGATCGGTTGCAGGTGCTTATTACTCGGGAAGACCAAAGTTTGGCCGAACAGCAGCTGCCGGCGGTATTGAATGCGACGTTAGTCTATCTCTGTCGGAAAACCGATGTCGGCAGTTTGTACGAGTGCTTGGGAGTCG gAATTGTTCGCGGGGTAGACAAGAACAACCATGTTTTCTTGTTACAATCGCTTCCACCAGAGCAGCTGGCCGAGATAACAGTGCTAGCCATCTGTAGCAGCAGTTTACCAAATGCTATATTCCTGCGCCAGAGCACCCGCATTCAGGGAAGTATTCCTTATGTTTTTAACGTCGGTTGA